One Triplophysa rosa linkage group LG21, Trosa_1v2, whole genome shotgun sequence DNA segment encodes these proteins:
- the LOC130545274 gene encoding uncharacterized protein LOC130545274: MCVCACVRACVCVCRLSEMQEELVSMAASKKRLEMQREELVSRLQGMMRSHWVEALKLLTNPGQIENMFVPPPLWEASKISCHLEDTSSSDTHLPGAQAVVLNLSRERENERETHSHSDVLNYRHSFTPLEPVLDHTHLTAISDCSALWVRPVISEEEGNSTERKMKERKPSQSRNNQSHAFTETCTNPSSSSDRADQRWHFCSTVHVVSPEKAPPTKEEALPSI; the protein is encoded by the exons atgtgtgtgtgtgcgtgcgtgcgtgcgtgcgtgtgtgtgtgtagactgTCAGAAATGCAGGAGGAGTTGGTTTCCATGGCAGCGTCAAAAAAGAGGCTCGAGATGCAGAGGGAGGAGCTTGTGTCTCGGCTTCAGGGAATGATGCGCTCTCATTGGGTGGAGGCTTTGAAGCTGTTGACCAATCCAGGGCAG ATAGAGAATATGTTTGTACCTCCTCCTTTGTGGGAAGCTTCTAAAATCTCCTGTCATCTTGAAGACACATCGAGCAGTGACACACACCTGCCAG GTGCACAGGCTGTTGTTCTGAATCtgtccagagagagagagaacgagcgAGAGACACATTCTCATTCTGATGTGTTAAACTACAggcattcatttacacctctgGAGCCTGTGCTGGACCACACTCATCTGACag CTATCAGTGactgcagtgcattgtgggtcaGGCCTGTGATTTCAGAGGAAGAAGGGAAcagcacagagagaaagatgaaagagagaaaaccCAGTCAAAGCAGAAACAATCAAAGCCACGCCTTCACAGAGACATGCACCAATCCCAGCTCTAGCTCTGATAGGGCTGACCAGAGGTGGCACTTCTGCAGTACTGTGCATGTAGTGAGTCCAGAGAAGGCTCCGCCCACCAAAGAGGAAGCCCTGCCCTCTATCTGA
- the si:ch1073-228j22.2 gene encoding SPRY domain-containing SOCS box protein 2: protein MGLILCCWLSDRHHEKKTSPSSFFSQFSVAPPIRLAVLLDTPPVAHGNPRSQWSQTHISPNLKMCPSGVCVSRDRVEQSSDAVRAAAGVATGLHIWEVLWEARHRGSHALLGVSTRECPLQASGYTALIGGNSRSWGWELTTGQLWHDGKELGRYPGGGARERLRAPDRILLVVDADAGTLGYVVDNCFLGIAFASLPSEAELFPAVSCVWGGAKIHLSYLCGMTRDPPPLQTLSALCVCRALRTHLDSIPPAARRLLFNTITSNT from the exons ATGGGTCTAATTCTGTGCTGCTGGCTAAGTGACAGACATCATGAAAAGAAAACATCACCATCATCATTCTTTTCTCAGTTTTCTGTAGCCCCACCCATTCGTCTCGCTGTGCTGTTAGACACGCCCCCTGTCGCCCATGGAAACCCTCGATCCCAGTGGAGCCAGACTCACATCTCTCCCAATCTGAAGATGTGCCCATCGGGGGTGTGTGTGTCCCGCGACCGCGTGGAGCAGAGTAGCGATGCAGTTCGTGCTGCGGCGGGCGTGGCCACGGGGCTCCATATATGGGAGGTGCTGTGGGAGGCACGACACAGGGGAAGCCACGCCCTATTGGGCGTGTCCACACGCGAATGCCCCCTGCAGGCCTCCGGCTACACTGCGTTGATAGGCGGCAACTCACGTTCTTGGGGGTGGGAGCTCACGACCGGTCAGCTCTGGCATGATGGGAAAGAGTTGGGCCGGTACCCTGGGGGCGGAGCCAGAGAACGGTTAAGGGCTCCGGACCGTATACTGTTGGTTGTGGACGCAGACGCGGGGACGCTGGGATACGTGGTGGATAACTGCTTTTTGGGCATCGCCTTTGCAAGCCTACCCAGTGAGGCGGAGCTTTTTCCTGCTGTTAGCTGTGTCTGGGGAGGAGCTAAAATCCACTTAAGCTACCTGTGCGGCATGACCC GTGACCCACCGCCTCTACAAACTCTGAGTGCTTTGTGTGTTTGTCGGGCGCTCAGAACTCATCTGGACTCAATCCCACCCGCTGCACGCCGACTCCTGTTCAACACAATAACATCCAACACTTAA